From a region of the Pongo abelii isolate AG06213 chromosome 9, NHGRI_mPonAbe1-v2.0_pri, whole genome shotgun sequence genome:
- the LRRC4C gene encoding leucine-rich repeat-containing protein 4C, which translates to MLNKMTLHPQQIMIGPRFNRALFDPLLVVLLALQLLVVAGLVRAQTCPSVCSCSNQFSKVICVRKNLREVPDGISTNTRLLNLHENQIQIIKVNSFKHLRHLEILQLSRNHIRTIEIGAFNGLANLNTLELFDNRLTTIPNGAFVYLSKLKELWLRNNPIESIPSYAFNRIPSLRRLDLGELKRLSYISEGAFEGLSNLRYLNLAMCNLREIPNLTPLIKLDELDLSGNHLSAIRPGSFQGLMHLQKLWMIQSQIQVIERNAFDNLQSLVEINLAHNNLTLLPHDLFTPLHHLERIHLHHNPWNCNCDILWLSWWIKDMAPSNTACCARCNTPPNLKGRYIGELDQNYFTCYAPVIVEPPADLNVTEGMAAELKCRASTSLTSVSWITPNGTVMTHGAYKVRIAVLSDGTLNFTNVTVQDTGMYTCMVSNSVGNTTASATLNVTAATTTPFSYFSTVTVETMEPSQDEARTTDNNVGPTPVVDWETTNVTTSLTPQSTRSTEKTFTIPVTDINSGIPGIDEVMKTTKIIIGCFVAITLMAAVMLVIFYKMRKQHHRQNHHAPTRTVEIINVDDEITGDTPMESHLPMPAIEHEHLNHYNSYKSPFNHTTTVNTINSIHSSVHEPLLIRMNSKDNVQETQI; encoded by the coding sequence ATGTTGAACAAGATGACCTTACATCCACAGCAGATAATGATAGGTCCTAGGTTTAACAGGGCCCTATTTGACCCCCTGCTTGTGGTGCTGCTGGCTCTTCAACTTCTTGTGGTGGCTGGTCTGGTGCGGGCTCAGACCTGCCCTTCTGTGTGCTCCTGCAGCAACCAGTTCAGCAAGGTGATTTGTGTTCGGAAAAACCTGCGTGAGGTTCCGGATGGCATCTCCACCAACACACGGCTGCTGAACCTCCATGAGAACCAAATCCAGATCATCAAAGTGAACAGCTTCAAGCACTTGAGGCACTTGGAAATCCTACAGTTGAGTAGGAACCATATCAGAACCATTGAAATTGGGGCTTTCAATGGTCTGGCGAACCTCAACACTCTGGAACTCTTTGACAATCGTCTTACTACCATCCCGAATGGAGCTTTTGTATACTTGTCTAAACTGAAGGAGCTCTGGTTGCGAAACAACCCCATTGAAAGCATTCCTTCTTATGCTTTTAACAGAATTCCTTCTTTGCGCCGACTAGACTTAGGGGAATTGAAAAGACTTTCATACATCTCAGAAGGTGCCTTTGAAGGTCTGTCCAACTTGAGGTATTTGAACCTTGCCATGTGCAACCTTCGGGAAATCCCTAACCTCACACCGCTCATAAAACTAGATGAGCTGGATCTTTCTGGGAATCATTTATCTGCCATCAGGCCTGGCTCTTTCCAGGGTTTGATGCACCTTCAAAAACTGTGGATGATACagtcccagattcaagtgattgaACGGAATGCCTTTGACAACCTTCAGTCACTAGTGGAGATCAACCTGGCACACAATAATCTAACATTACTGCCTCATGACCTCTTCACTCCCTTGCATCATCTAGAGCGGATACATTTACATCACAACCCTTGGAACTGTAACTGTGACATACTGTGGCTCAGCTGGTGGATAAAAGACATGGCCCCCTCCAACACAGCTTGTTGTGCCCGGTGTAACACTCCTCCCAATCTAAAGGGGAGGTACATTGGAGAGCTTGACCAGAATTACTTCACATGCTATGCTCCAGTGATTGTGGAGCCCCCTGCAGACCTCAATGTCACTGAAGGCATGGCAGCTGAGCTGAAATGTCGGGCCTCCACATCCCTGACATCTGTATCTTGGATTACTCCAAATGGAACAGTCATGACACATGGGGCGTACAAAGTGCGGATAGCTGTGCTCAGTGATGGTACGTTAAATTTCACAAATGTAACTGTGCAAGATACAGGCATGTACACATGTATGGTGAGTAATTCCGTTGGGAATACTACTGCTTCAGCCACCCTGAATGTTACTGCAGCAACCACTACTCCTTTCTCTTACTTTTCAACCGTCACAGTAGAGACTATGGAACCGTCTCAGGATGAGGCACGGACCACAGATAACAATGTGGGTCCCACTCCAGTGGTCGACTGGGAGACCACCAATGTGACCACCTCTCTCACGCCACAGAGCACAAGGTCGACAGAGAAAACCTTCACCATCCCAGTGACTGATATAAACAGTGGGATCCCAGGAATTGATGAGGTCATGAAGACTACCAAAATCATCATTGGGTGTTTTGTGGCCATCACACTCATGGCTGCAGTGATGCTGGTCATTTTCTACAAGATGAGGAAGCAGCACCATCGGCAAAACCATCACGCCCCAACAAGGACTGTTGAAATTATCAATGTGGATGATGAGATTACGGGAGACACACCCATGGAAAGCCACCTGCCCATGCCTGCTATCGAGCATGAGCACCTAAATCACTATAACTCATACAAATCTCCCTTCAACCACACAACAACAGTTAACACAATAAATTCAATACACAGTTCAGTGCATGAACCGTTATTGATCCGAATGAACTCTAAAGACAATGTACAAGAGACTCAAATCTAA